One Lacipirellulaceae bacterium DNA window includes the following coding sequences:
- a CDS encoding thiamine-phosphate kinase, giving the protein MRNLATSERIALEIEFTQWLADNVPACDEQFLGIGDDAAILRGMATEGLVVTTDTLTDGIDFLTEKVPPNAIGHKALGVNLSDLAAMAAKPRAAVVSLVLPKEGAAGLPVLDFAITIYEGLIPLALQFETSLVGGDTNTWDGPLVIGVTAIGEVTEQGPLTRSGAQLGDVLLITGTLGGSILKKHLLVEPRCREALQLNERYELHAGIDISDGLSLDASRLAQASGCGVALDLSAIPIAEDAVRRSARSGRDAIEHALNDGEDFELLLAVPPDAAEQILAEKALGIPVTRIGHCVSEAGLWQMQKDELKPLKPGGYLH; this is encoded by the coding sequence ATGCGCAACCTGGCGACTTCGGAGCGAATTGCTTTGGAAATCGAGTTTACCCAGTGGCTAGCAGACAATGTCCCTGCCTGCGACGAGCAGTTTCTTGGGATCGGTGACGATGCCGCAATTCTGAGGGGTATGGCCACTGAAGGCCTGGTCGTGACGACCGACACACTGACCGATGGCATCGACTTTCTCACTGAGAAGGTGCCGCCCAATGCGATTGGGCATAAGGCGTTGGGGGTGAATCTAAGCGACCTGGCGGCGATGGCGGCTAAGCCGCGAGCGGCTGTCGTTTCTTTAGTTTTGCCGAAGGAAGGGGCTGCGGGGCTTCCAGTCTTAGACTTTGCCATCACGATCTACGAGGGGCTCATTCCACTCGCACTCCAATTTGAGACATCCCTAGTCGGCGGTGACACGAACACGTGGGACGGACCGTTAGTTATCGGAGTGACCGCGATTGGCGAGGTGACTGAGCAAGGACCTTTGACACGCTCAGGCGCTCAGCTAGGCGACGTTTTGCTTATCACCGGCACGCTTGGCGGTAGCATTCTCAAGAAGCACCTCCTTGTCGAACCCCGCTGCCGCGAAGCCCTACAGCTCAACGAGCGGTACGAGCTTCACGCTGGCATCGACATCAGCGACGGGCTCTCGCTGGATGCCTCACGACTGGCTCAAGCAAGCGGCTGTGGTGTCGCGCTCGATCTCTCCGCAATCCCAATCGCTGAGGACGCCGTGAGACGCTCCGCCCGCAGTGGACGCGACGCGATCGAGCATGCGTTGAACGATGGCGAGGATTTCGAACTCTTGTTGGCGGTCCCCCCTGATGCGGCTGAGCAGATTTTGGCTGAAAAGGCGCTCGGAATTCCAGTCACTCGAATCGGCCATTGTGTGAGCGAGGCTGGGCTCTGGCAAATGCAGAAAGACGAATTGAAGCCTCTGAAGCCGGGTGGCTACTTGCATTGA
- the tsaE gene encoding tRNA (adenosine(37)-N6)-threonylcarbamoyltransferase complex ATPase subunit type 1 TsaE — translation MEIEFHSKSEADTDRLGQALADCLPAGTTIALIGTLGAGKTRLVQAVATALGVSEDEVNSPTFVLINEYEGQKPIYHFDAYRLADDDEFLELGPEEYFDSEGLTFVEWADKVERCLPAEHVRIEIEVVGENERQFGLSATTERLAKLLSRIHNL, via the coding sequence ATGGAAATTGAATTTCACTCCAAAAGCGAAGCCGATACGGATCGCCTCGGTCAGGCGCTTGCTGATTGCTTGCCCGCGGGTACGACCATTGCATTGATAGGCACTCTCGGTGCCGGCAAGACACGCCTTGTTCAAGCGGTAGCCACGGCCTTGGGCGTTTCCGAGGATGAAGTGAACAGCCCGACATTCGTTCTTATCAACGAGTATGAAGGACAGAAACCGATCTACCACTTCGACGCCTACCGTCTGGCGGACGATGATGAATTCCTTGAACTCGGCCCCGAGGAATACTTCGACTCAGAGGGACTAACGTTTGTCGAGTGGGCCGACAAAGTCGAGCGCTGCCTACCTGCGGAGCATGTGCGGATTGAGATTGAAGTGGTGGGGGAGAATGAGCGGCAGTTTGGTTTGAGTGCTACAACGGAGCGGCTTGCGAAATTACTGTCGAGAATACACAACCTCTGA
- the murB gene encoding UDP-N-acetylmuramate dehydrogenase translates to MTLVSGFEKIVKADQPLAERTWLRLGGQAQFFATPNSVDELAALVRRCANEEVPVRLIGGGSNILIRDEGVQGMVIDLSSAAFSNIQITGNSVVAGGGAKLAHAISETVREGLAGLEPLVGIPGSVGGALHGNSGSRGGDIGQWACRATVMTRAGEILQRQREDLVFAYRQSSLDELVILNAEFQLEPDDPAQLTKRMQKQWIIKKASQPLSHENVACLFKNPRGMSAGMLIEQAGLKGTNVGGVSISQRHANYIEANEGSSSHDVLRLIDMVRSRVAERLGVELETELEIW, encoded by the coding sequence ATGACGCTAGTTAGTGGCTTCGAGAAAATCGTCAAGGCGGACCAGCCGCTGGCTGAGCGTACGTGGCTACGGCTCGGCGGGCAGGCACAATTCTTTGCCACGCCCAATTCGGTCGATGAACTCGCGGCTTTGGTACGTCGCTGTGCCAACGAAGAAGTGCCCGTCAGGCTCATCGGTGGCGGCTCGAACATCCTCATTCGCGACGAAGGGGTCCAAGGAATGGTCATCGACCTTTCCAGTGCCGCCTTCTCAAATATTCAGATTACTGGGAACTCAGTCGTTGCCGGTGGCGGCGCGAAGCTCGCCCACGCGATCAGCGAAACGGTTCGCGAAGGACTGGCCGGCCTGGAGCCCTTGGTCGGAATCCCAGGCAGCGTCGGCGGAGCTTTGCATGGCAATAGCGGCAGCCGAGGTGGTGACATCGGTCAGTGGGCGTGCCGTGCCACGGTAATGACCCGCGCGGGGGAAATCCTCCAGCGGCAGCGTGAAGATCTCGTGTTCGCCTATCGGCAAAGTAGTCTCGACGAGTTGGTGATCCTCAATGCGGAATTCCAACTCGAGCCAGACGATCCGGCTCAGCTTACGAAGCGAATGCAAAAGCAGTGGATCATCAAGAAGGCGAGCCAGCCACTCTCCCATGAGAATGTTGCTTGCCTCTTCAAGAATCCCCGTGGCATGAGCGCTGGAATGCTCATTGAACAGGCGGGGCTGAAGGGCACCAATGTGGGTGGCGTCTCCATCAGCCAACGGCACGCCAATTACATCGAAGCCAACGAAGGATCGTCCAGCCACGACGTGCTGCGATTGATCGACATGGTACGCAGCCGAGTTGCCGAGCGACTTGGCGTCGAACTCGAGACGGAACTTGAGATCTGGTGA
- a CDS encoding sulfatase-like hydrolase/transferase, which produces MRGSKYARVLGLAVVGLFVAHSLLAGNAVAAGEPNVVLFFVDDLGWADWQHDAALNPTGSPVYETPNLLRLAQSGVVFNQGYSATPVCSSTRSSLMTGKTSARTDFTDHTGGAVNQSASLRSPVPVKAIPGSEITLAESLGSSAGGYHTGFIGKWHAGAGPTSHGYDTNIAGGGAGCPCNPVSDGFFAGADGGWAGMPGITSGYPADAYLTDVLTDFAEVYIEQRAAATNPFFLTVAPYQVHVPLDAPQPLIDKYTQKIADLTTQGVDLEGHDNAVYAAMLEKMDESLGRILDRLEDPNGDGNMVDSVRNNTIIMLASDNGGLNVSELGDPVATRNGPLREGKGSLYEGGIRSPLITSWTGNSNITQGTTSNARVSSHDFYPTLLELTGLGSNPAVPRNEVMDGVSFAAALEGGTHERGFQYWHYPNRSNQDVRAAEQRIPFEGGSFVSAIRDDQYKMVYQYETGQYELYDLLNDIGETNDLLGTNPAVEFRLSAQLHSYLDSVDASMPLLRSTGTAVDLPQVLWPTFQGDFNQSNTLDAADWLLLKASFGSDLSALSVTQGYAIGDVNLDGEVDRLDFRLFKSIYEDFHGSGSFEALLNGVPEPSSAILLLFGGGGWFLRRQRATGRADQ; this is translated from the coding sequence ATGCGAGGATCGAAATACGCGCGTGTCCTTGGACTGGCTGTGGTTGGTCTGTTCGTTGCTCATTCGCTTCTTGCAGGGAATGCTGTCGCAGCGGGTGAACCAAATGTCGTCCTTTTTTTCGTGGACGATCTTGGCTGGGCCGATTGGCAGCATGATGCCGCGCTCAACCCAACAGGCAGTCCCGTTTACGAAACGCCTAACCTGTTACGACTTGCCCAGTCGGGTGTCGTCTTCAATCAAGGTTATTCGGCGACACCCGTTTGTTCCTCGACGCGGTCGTCTTTGATGACTGGCAAGACTTCTGCTCGGACCGATTTCACCGATCACACAGGCGGGGCGGTGAATCAAAGTGCGTCGCTCAGGTCGCCAGTGCCGGTGAAAGCGATTCCCGGTAGCGAAATCACTCTCGCTGAGTCGCTGGGCTCCTCAGCAGGCGGATACCACACCGGCTTTATTGGCAAGTGGCACGCCGGGGCGGGGCCGACTTCACATGGCTACGATACCAACATCGCCGGCGGCGGGGCGGGTTGTCCGTGCAATCCGGTGTCCGACGGGTTTTTCGCCGGGGCGGACGGAGGTTGGGCGGGAATGCCGGGAATCACTTCGGGCTATCCTGCCGACGCCTATTTGACGGATGTGCTAACCGACTTCGCGGAAGTTTACATCGAGCAGCGGGCTGCGGCGACAAACCCTTTCTTCCTGACTGTCGCTCCCTACCAAGTGCATGTGCCGCTCGATGCTCCGCAGCCGTTGATCGATAAGTACACTCAGAAGATCGCTGACCTTACCACTCAAGGTGTTGATCTCGAGGGCCATGACAACGCCGTCTATGCCGCGATGCTAGAGAAAATGGACGAGTCGCTCGGTCGGATTCTTGATCGACTGGAAGATCCCAACGGCGATGGCAACATGGTCGATAGTGTGCGGAACAATACGATCATTATGCTCGCCTCAGACAACGGCGGGCTAAATGTTAGCGAACTCGGCGACCCCGTTGCCACACGCAACGGCCCACTACGCGAGGGGAAGGGCAGTCTCTACGAAGGGGGGATTCGTTCTCCACTGATCACAAGTTGGACCGGCAACAGCAATATCACGCAGGGCACAACGAGCAACGCACGCGTTTCCAGCCACGACTTCTACCCGACGCTGCTTGAGCTGACGGGGCTGGGCAGCAATCCGGCAGTCCCACGCAATGAGGTGATGGACGGCGTCAGTTTCGCCGCGGCACTAGAAGGCGGGACTCACGAACGGGGCTTCCAGTACTGGCACTACCCCAACCGCAGCAACCAAGATGTCCGCGCCGCGGAGCAACGCATTCCGTTCGAGGGGGGATCGTTCGTTAGTGCGATTCGTGACGATCAGTACAAAATGGTTTACCAGTACGAGACCGGGCAGTACGAACTCTACGATTTACTCAACGACATCGGCGAGACGAACGACCTATTGGGCACGAATCCTGCGGTGGAGTTTCGGCTCAGCGCTCAACTGCACAGCTATCTTGATTCGGTCGATGCGTCGATGCCACTTCTGCGATCCACGGGAACGGCGGTCGATTTACCGCAGGTGCTCTGGCCTACTTTCCAGGGAGATTTCAACCAAAGCAATACGCTCGACGCTGCGGATTGGTTGCTGCTCAAGGCCTCATTCGGTTCCGATTTGAGTGCGCTCTCGGTGACCCAGGGTTATGCCATCGGCGATGTCAATTTGGACGGGGAGGTCGACCGTCTCGACTTTCGCTTGTTCAAGTCCATCTATGAGGATTTCCACGGCAGCGGATCGTTTGAGGCTTTGTTGAACGGTGTTCCGGAGCCTTCCTCAGCGATTCTCCTGCTGTTTGGCGGGGGTGGTTGGTTCTTGCGACGGCAGCGAGCAACGGGGAGGGCTGATCAATGA
- a CDS encoding Gfo/Idh/MocA family oxidoreductase, whose product MALGFGIVGTGMISNFHAKALADVRGAKLVACFDRAGERAEAFAKEQNCAAYDSLDDMLASDEVDCVAIATPSGAHMEPAVAAAKAGKHVLIEKPLEITLKRCDKIIKECEKAGVKLAAVFPSRFHDSFVTLKKAVDKNRFGRLTLGDAYVKWYRTQEYYDSGAWRGTWALDGGGALMNQAIHTVDLLTWLMGPVVEIQAITDTLAHERIEVEDVAVATLRFENGALGVIEATTAAYPGYLKRIELHGSHGSAVVEEEDIKKWDFAKKLKSDEAIHKAMASSKSTGGGAADPSAIGHHGHALQIADFVKAIKKYTTPSVDGHEGRRSVEIIQGIYKAAMTGKTVKLPLKGEPKHV is encoded by the coding sequence ATGGCACTCGGATTTGGCATCGTCGGTACTGGAATGATTAGTAACTTTCATGCGAAGGCGCTCGCCGATGTTCGCGGCGCGAAGCTTGTTGCCTGCTTTGACCGCGCGGGGGAGCGGGCCGAGGCGTTCGCGAAAGAGCAGAACTGTGCCGCTTACGATTCGTTGGACGACATGCTCGCCTCGGACGAAGTCGATTGTGTCGCCATCGCCACCCCCAGCGGAGCCCATATGGAACCGGCCGTCGCCGCTGCCAAGGCAGGTAAGCACGTGCTGATTGAAAAGCCGCTAGAAATCACGCTGAAGCGGTGCGACAAGATCATCAAGGAATGTGAAAAGGCCGGAGTGAAGCTGGCCGCGGTATTCCCTTCGCGGTTCCACGATTCGTTCGTTACGCTCAAGAAAGCGGTTGATAAGAATCGCTTCGGACGTTTGACCCTCGGTGATGCCTACGTGAAGTGGTACCGCACGCAAGAGTACTACGACAGCGGGGCTTGGCGTGGCACATGGGCTCTTGATGGGGGCGGTGCTTTGATGAACCAAGCGATCCATACCGTCGACTTGCTCACCTGGCTCATGGGCCCAGTCGTTGAGATTCAAGCAATCACCGACACGCTCGCCCACGAGCGCATTGAAGTCGAAGATGTCGCCGTCGCCACGCTCCGCTTCGAGAATGGCGCTCTCGGCGTGATCGAAGCGACCACGGCGGCTTACCCTGGTTATCTCAAGCGGATCGAACTCCACGGCTCCCACGGCAGCGCGGTGGTCGAGGAAGAAGACATCAAAAAGTGGGACTTTGCAAAGAAGCTGAAGAGTGATGAAGCGATCCACAAAGCGATGGCCAGTAGCAAAAGCACCGGCGGCGGCGCCGCCGACCCTTCAGCCATCGGCCACCACGGCCACGCGCTGCAAATCGCCGACTTCGTAAAAGCGATCAAGAAATACACCACCCCCAGCGTCGACGGCCACGAGGGCCGCCGCTCGGTTGAAATCATTCAGGGCATCTATAAGGCAGCGATGACCGGGAAGACTGTGAAGTTGCCTTTGAAGGGTGAGCCGAAGCACGTCTAA
- a CDS encoding GNAT family N-acetyltransferase: MYRLRPFENTDPPHLAEIWRSQPPQRGVLQPVSAMLLEYGVFAKMHFDPRGLIVATHDERPVGFVHAGFGPSDDGSQLDTSFGTTHVLMLHGSHRDEALADQLLAASEEYQRSRGASVFYAGGIQPLNSFYLGLYGGSEIPGVLATDDLFNQACQRNNYDTVDEVCIYQSDIATLRPQMTRELRSLKRMTNVVEKIDPPSRTWWEACVWSGLQRDRFQLVDKYKDDVLATASFWDVQPLSTGWGMATAGLFELATHPDHRRRGAASYLLGEAARLLRRRGITTFEAQTMASNEAALKFYDKLGFTEVERGTVYRKAGG, from the coding sequence GTGTATCGCCTCCGGCCGTTTGAAAATACGGATCCGCCCCATCTGGCTGAAATCTGGCGGAGCCAGCCTCCTCAGCGAGGTGTCCTCCAACCGGTCTCCGCGATGCTTCTCGAGTATGGTGTGTTTGCCAAGATGCACTTCGACCCCCGCGGGCTGATCGTCGCCACGCATGACGAACGCCCGGTCGGTTTCGTTCACGCGGGCTTCGGCCCCAGTGACGACGGTAGCCAACTTGATACGAGCTTTGGCACCACGCACGTTTTAATGTTGCACGGGTCGCATCGCGATGAGGCGCTCGCTGATCAGCTTCTCGCCGCAAGCGAGGAATACCAACGAAGTCGCGGCGCGAGCGTGTTCTATGCCGGCGGGATCCAGCCGCTAAATTCGTTTTACCTCGGCCTTTACGGAGGCAGCGAAATCCCTGGTGTCCTAGCGACCGACGACCTCTTCAACCAAGCATGTCAGCGGAACAATTACGATACTGTCGATGAGGTTTGCATCTATCAGTCAGACATCGCGACTCTTCGTCCGCAAATGACTCGGGAGCTTCGCTCGCTTAAGAGGATGACCAACGTCGTCGAAAAGATCGACCCGCCTTCAAGAACTTGGTGGGAGGCTTGTGTCTGGAGCGGACTGCAGCGAGATCGGTTTCAACTTGTTGATAAGTACAAAGACGACGTCCTCGCGACTGCGTCCTTCTGGGATGTGCAGCCGCTCTCCACAGGTTGGGGCATGGCGACAGCCGGGCTGTTTGAATTGGCCACCCATCCCGACCACCGCCGCCGCGGAGCGGCTAGCTATCTTCTCGGCGAGGCTGCACGACTACTGAGAAGGCGCGGCATTACGACCTTCGAGGCGCAAACGATGGCTAGTAACGAAGCAGCTCTGAAGTTCTACGACAAGCTCGGCTTCACTGAGGTCGAACGGGGAACCGTGTATCGCAAAGCAGGTGGCTAG
- a CDS encoding lipid A biosynthesis acyltransferase encodes MLRKAKDYSAYLAVRLVVGLVQSLPLETVEDASKHLAWFVWRVLKIRRKVVEENLKTAFPEGTIQEHEKIALGMWRHLFLMIAEIAHAPRKVHRTNWREHSTIPDMPTLTGQLLSGRPTVIISGHLGNFELGGYLLGLHGFPTHTIARQLDNPYLDRWVTEFRGATGQHMLSKSDSSRQIAHLLESGGTLVLLGDQYAGDTACWVDFFGKPASTHKAVAVFTLSGRAPTAVSGVLRRDKPLHFEMCLADLIDPESNDFQHGTIPALTQWYTDGLEQMIRQAPEQYWWVHRRWKGTPTDRRERRRKLRAKSAA; translated from the coding sequence ATGCTACGGAAAGCAAAAGACTATTCGGCCTATCTTGCTGTCCGCTTAGTGGTCGGACTGGTGCAATCTCTCCCTCTGGAGACCGTCGAAGATGCCTCGAAGCATCTGGCGTGGTTCGTATGGCGTGTGCTGAAGATTCGTCGCAAGGTGGTTGAAGAGAATCTGAAAACTGCCTTCCCGGAAGGAACAATCCAGGAGCATGAAAAGATCGCTCTTGGGATGTGGCGGCATCTCTTTCTGATGATCGCTGAGATCGCTCATGCACCGCGGAAAGTCCATCGCACCAACTGGCGGGAACATTCGACGATTCCCGACATGCCTACGCTCACGGGGCAACTGTTAAGCGGACGGCCCACGGTGATCATCTCGGGCCATTTGGGGAACTTCGAACTCGGCGGTTACTTGCTGGGTTTGCACGGTTTTCCCACGCACACGATCGCTCGGCAGCTGGACAACCCTTACCTCGACCGCTGGGTGACTGAGTTCCGTGGAGCGACCGGCCAGCACATGCTCTCTAAGTCGGATAGCAGCCGCCAGATTGCCCACCTGTTGGAATCTGGTGGCACGCTCGTCTTGCTTGGCGATCAGTACGCCGGTGATACGGCGTGTTGGGTCGACTTTTTCGGCAAGCCGGCCTCCACTCATAAAGCGGTGGCCGTATTCACATTGAGCGGCCGCGCCCCGACGGCGGTTAGTGGCGTTCTGCGGCGAGATAAGCCCCTGCACTTTGAAATGTGCCTGGCTGATCTGATTGATCCTGAATCGAACGATTTTCAGCACGGTACCATCCCGGCCCTCACGCAGTGGTACACCGATGGCCTTGAACAGATGATCCGTCAGGCTCCCGAACAATACTGGTGGGTCCATCGCCGTTGGAAGGGTACCCCAACCGACCGCCGCGAACGGCGGCGAAAGCTGCGGGCGAAGTCGGCGGCTTAA
- a CDS encoding peroxidase family protein — protein MRTKNLFAFCLATCLAGGATRAALAEFRTIDGSDNNLANPNWGEAEQPLIRMVTPDYEDGHSVPRGMTTFNPATGMGTSRLANPRDISNTVVAQGNNSFLNHKGASDWLWQWGQFIDHDFALEEPTPTSDPFMIPLLDVNDPLRNPMFPFIPFRRNDAAPGTGVPGTPREQVNALTAYIDGSNVYGSDQARADFLRTMSGGQLKTSVGNNGETLLPLNDATSPFPNANPPVSPGDTPPPAEELFLAGDVRANEQIGLTAVHTLFVREHNRLATDLAGRSDLPTLVANAGFNSSNAADVDEYIYQTVRKAVGAQIQRITYEEFLPMLIGDALSPYAGYDDTVNATLSNEFANAAYRVGHTLLSPTIHLHDDNGKLGEVALRDAFFEPQFTKDNGIETVLKGLAMQKAQDVDAFIVDEVREFLFAEGNGGLDLAAVNIQRGRDHGLPSYNDVRRGLGLSPITDFDDVTTDPGVADALESVYASIEDIDLWVGAVAEDALPGSLVGELLSEIIADQFERLRDGDRFFYEGDADALTLFPELADSTLSDVILWNSGIGWMPENAFLAVPEPTGILLVASAMLLFTTKRRRT, from the coding sequence ATGCGTACCAAGAATCTTTTTGCATTTTGTCTAGCGACCTGCCTTGCTGGTGGGGCAACACGGGCGGCTTTGGCCGAATTCCGTACCATTGATGGCTCGGACAATAACCTTGCGAACCCCAACTGGGGCGAAGCGGAGCAACCGCTCATTCGCATGGTCACACCCGACTACGAAGACGGACACAGCGTTCCACGAGGGATGACAACCTTCAATCCGGCCACGGGTATGGGGACATCGCGTTTGGCTAATCCTCGCGACATCAGCAACACGGTCGTCGCCCAAGGGAATAATTCGTTCCTGAATCACAAAGGAGCGAGCGATTGGCTTTGGCAATGGGGTCAGTTCATTGATCACGATTTCGCGCTTGAAGAGCCCACGCCAACGAGCGATCCGTTTATGATTCCGCTTTTGGACGTCAACGACCCGCTTCGGAATCCCATGTTTCCGTTCATTCCCTTCCGGCGGAACGACGCCGCCCCAGGGACCGGTGTCCCGGGGACTCCACGAGAACAAGTAAACGCTCTGACAGCTTACATTGACGGCTCGAACGTCTACGGTTCAGATCAGGCCCGTGCCGATTTCCTTCGCACGATGAGCGGTGGCCAACTGAAAACTTCTGTGGGTAATAACGGCGAAACCTTGCTGCCGTTGAACGACGCGACCAGTCCCTTCCCCAATGCCAATCCGCCCGTTTCACCGGGCGATACCCCTCCGCCCGCAGAGGAACTGTTCCTCGCGGGTGACGTACGAGCCAACGAACAAATCGGCCTGACTGCTGTGCATACGTTGTTTGTGAGAGAGCATAATCGTCTAGCGACTGACCTTGCCGGGCGTTCAGACTTGCCAACCTTAGTCGCGAACGCCGGATTCAATTCCAGCAACGCCGCCGACGTGGATGAATACATCTACCAGACCGTGCGCAAAGCGGTCGGGGCCCAGATCCAACGGATCACCTACGAGGAATTCCTGCCGATGCTTATTGGCGATGCCCTCTCGCCCTACGCCGGCTATGACGATACGGTCAACGCCACGCTAAGCAATGAGTTTGCCAACGCGGCCTATCGTGTGGGGCACACGCTGCTTTCCCCAACCATTCATTTGCACGATGACAACGGCAAGCTCGGCGAAGTCGCCCTCCGCGACGCCTTCTTCGAACCGCAATTTACCAAAGACAACGGCATCGAAACCGTCCTTAAAGGACTGGCGATGCAGAAGGCACAAGATGTCGACGCCTTTATCGTCGACGAAGTGCGTGAATTCCTCTTCGCCGAGGGCAACGGCGGACTGGACCTGGCCGCCGTGAACATCCAACGGGGTCGCGACCACGGCCTACCGAGCTACAACGACGTGCGTCGCGGGCTGGGCCTTAGTCCGATCACCGATTTTGATGACGTGACCACCGACCCCGGCGTGGCGGATGCCTTGGAAAGCGTCTACGCATCGATCGAAGACATCGACCTGTGGGTCGGAGCCGTCGCCGAAGACGCCCTGCCTGGAAGCCTCGTCGGCGAATTGCTCAGCGAAATCATCGCTGACCAGTTTGAACGACTACGGGATGGCGACCGATTCTTCTATGAGGGCGACGCGGATGCACTAACGCTGTTCCCGGAACTGGCCGACTCGACGCTTTCGGACGTAATTCTGTGGAACTCTGGGATCGGCTGGATGCCTGAGAACGCGTTCCTGGCGGTGCCGGAGCCGACAGGAATTCTGCTAGTGGCCTCAGCGATGCTCCTGTTCACCACGAAGCGTAGGAGAACGTGA
- a CDS encoding carbon storage regulator — protein MLVIARKPGERVLVGDQIKITVVKLSGGGVRLGIEAPPEMSIMREELAEALQAAEEQTILDAQQSTSLG, from the coding sequence ATGCTTGTCATTGCTAGAAAGCCTGGAGAGCGTGTTCTCGTTGGTGATCAAATCAAGATCACGGTTGTGAAACTCAGCGGCGGTGGCGTGCGCCTGGGGATTGAAGCACCGCCCGAAATGTCGATCATGCGTGAGGAACTGGCCGAGGCGCTCCAGGCAGCCGAAGAGCAAACGATTCTGGACGCCCAACAATCGACAAGCCTCGGCTAG
- a CDS encoding tRNA (cytidine(34)-2'-O)-methyltransferase: MYEPRLHVVLYQPEIPYNTGSVGRTCVAVGAKLWLVRPLGFRVDAHHLKRAGLDYWQYLNWQVVDNWDELLENLPVERHWYLTKFAIREYTSIDFEEGAVLVFGRESQGLPPEIRDRDPERRLRIPTRPEVRSLNLSNSVAVLAYECLRQWNG; the protein is encoded by the coding sequence TTGTATGAGCCCCGCCTACACGTCGTCCTCTATCAGCCGGAGATTCCCTACAACACGGGGAGCGTGGGCCGCACGTGCGTTGCTGTCGGTGCAAAGCTGTGGTTGGTACGACCGCTGGGATTCCGAGTGGACGCCCATCACTTGAAACGAGCCGGACTGGACTACTGGCAATATCTCAACTGGCAAGTGGTCGACAATTGGGATGAATTGCTAGAAAACCTGCCCGTGGAGCGGCACTGGTACCTGACCAAATTCGCGATACGTGAGTATACGAGCATCGACTTTGAGGAGGGGGCCGTCCTGGTCTTTGGGCGGGAGTCGCAAGGGCTGCCGCCTGAGATCCGTGACCGCGATCCTGAGCGACGTCTGAGAATACCCACCCGGCCCGAAGTGCGGAGCCTTAATCTCTCGAATAGCGTCGCTGTTCTGGCTTATGAATGCCTACGTCAGTGGAACGGCTAA